A window of Chlorocebus sabaeus isolate Y175 chromosome 14, mChlSab1.0.hap1, whole genome shotgun sequence contains these coding sequences:
- the LRRTM1 gene encoding leucine-rich repeat transmembrane neuronal protein 1, producing MDFLLLGLCLYWLLRRPSGVVLCLLGACFQMLPAAPSGCPQLCRCEGRLLYCEALNLTEAPHNLSGLLGLSLRYNSLSELRAGQFTGLMQLTWLYLDHNHICSVQGDAFQKLRRVKELTLSSNQITQLPNTTFRPMPNLRSVDLSYNKLQALAPDLFHGLRKLTTLHMRANAIQFVPVRIFQDCRSLKFLDIGYNQLKSLARNSFAGLFKLTELHLEHNDLVKVNFAHFPRLISLHSLCLRRNKVAIVVSSLDWVWNLEKMDLSGNEIEYMEPHVFETVPHLQSLQLDSNRLTYIEPRILNSWKSLTSITLAGNLWDCGRNVCALASWLSNFQGRYDGNLQCASPEYAQGEDVLDAVYAFHLCEDGAEPTSGHLLSAVTNRSDLGPPASSATTLADGGEGQHDGTFEPATVALPGGEHAENAVQIHKVVTGTMALIFSFLIVVLVLYVSWKCFPASLRQLRQCFVTQRRKQKQKQTMHQMAAMSAQEYYVDYKPNHIEGALVIINEYGSCTCHQQPARECEV from the coding sequence ATGGATTTCCTGCTGCTCGGTCTCTGTCTATACTGGCTGCTGAGGAGGCCCTCGGGGGTGGTCTTGTGTCTGCTGGGGGCCTGCTTTCAGATGCTGCCCGCCGCCCCCAGCGGGTGCCCGCAGCTGTGCCGGTGCGAGGGGCGGCTGCTGTACTGCGAGGCGCTCAACCTCACCGAGGCGCCCCACAACCTGTCCGGCCTGCTGGGCTTGTCCCTGCGCTACAACAGCCTCTCGGAGCTGCGCGCCGGCCAGTTCACGGGGTTAATGCAGCTCACGTGGCTCTATCTGGATCACAATCACATCTGCTCGGTGCAGGGGGACGCCTTTCAGAAACTGCGCCGAGTTAAGGAACTCACGCTGAGTTCCAACCAGATCACCCAGCTGCCCAACACCACCTTCCGGCCCATGCCCAACCTGCGCAGCGTGGACCTCTCGTACAACAAGCTGCAGGCACTCGCGCCCGACCTCTTCCACGGGCTGCGGAAGCTCACCACGCTGCATATGCGGGCCAACGCCATCCAGTTTGTGCCCGTGCGCATCTTCCAGGACTGCCGCAGCCTCAAGTTTCTCGACATCGGATACAATCAGCTCAAGAGTCTGGCGCGCAACTCTTTCGCCGGCTTGTTTAAGCTCACCGAGCTGCACCTCGAGCACAACGACTTGGTCAAGGTGAACTTCGCCCACTTCCCGCGCCTCATCTCCCTGCACTCGCTCTGCCTGCGGAGGAACAAGGTGGCCATTGTGGTCAGCTCGCTGGACTGGGTTTGGAACCTGGAGAAAATGGACTTGTCGGGCAACGAGATCGAGTACATGGAGCCCCATGTGTTCGAGACCGTGCCGCACCTGCAGTCCCTGCAGCTGGACTCCAACCGCCTCACCTACATCGAGCCCCGGATCCTCAACTCTTGGAAGTCCCTGACAAGCATCACCCTGGCCGGTAACCTGTGGGACTGCGGGCGCAACGTGTGTGCCCTAGCCTCGTGGCTCAGCAACTTCCAGGGGCGCTACGATGGCAACTTGCAGTGCGCCAGCCCGGAGTACGCACAGGGCGAGGACGTCCTGGATGCCGTGTACGCCTTCCACCTGTGCGAGGATGGGGCCGAGCCCACCAGCGGCCACCTGCTCTCGGCCGTCACCAACCGCAGTGATCTGGGGCCCCCTGCCAGCTCGGCCACCACGCTCGCGGATGGCGGGGAGGGGCAGCACGACGGCACATTCGAGCCTGCCACCGTGGCTCTCCCCGGCGGCGAGCACGCCGAGAATGCCGTGCAGATCCACAAGGTGGTCACGGGCACCATGGCCCTCATCTTCTCCTTCCTCATCGTGGTCCTGGTGCTCTACGTGTCCTGGAAGTGTTTCCCAGCCAGCCTCAGGCAGCTCAGACAGTGCTTTGTCACGCAGCGcaggaagcaaaagcagaaacagacCATGCATCAGATGGCTGCCATGTCTGCCCAGGAATACTACGTTGATTACAAACCGAACCACATTGAGGGAGCCCTGGTGATCATCAACGAGTATGGCTCGTGTACCTGCCACCAGCAGCCCGCCAGGGAATGCGAGGTGTGA